The nucleotide window ctacagtaggtccacagtcgacttgggcgactcgtgcaaccttacagatcaCTTTAGAAAAATgtgcgtgtgggcccacacggtccAAAAGGTCGTGCTCGTGTGTCGAACACGGCATTGCTCCgtcatcacatggccgtgtcacttGCGTACAGCCTGGCTCATCGATCACATGGCCGTGCTATGGCTCACAGCCTTGCATACGGcctaccacacgaccgtgtggcgtcgacaaatATTTTTTAGCTTTTGTCAATTCTCATTTTCTGTGTTTTTGTGTACTCACCTGGATAATTAGAAGCTAATCCGAACTTTGAGCACTCCCGAACCTAAATATTGATAAATATATATTCAATTAATCGCTTAGAAACTGAATTCATCTAACCCCAAAACAAGGTAACCATCTTTCGAGTGATAGGCTCTTACCTTCTATCGATTAGCAAAAATTCCATACCCTTAGAACGTCGATGAGCGATAACCAGCCCTTCGATGAGCTCCTAATCACCAAATGAATCCTTAGTAACCTatcaattaataaattaaaacacaaaaatgcaCCTTTAACTTACCAAATGTGCAACCGATCGAAGAATAACAGAAACGATTGAAAAGGGAAGATGAAAACGGAAAGGAAAGGGAAAATAATAGGATTTCCGGTagcaaaagaagagaaaatgacaGAGTCTTTTGGGAAGAGAGAGAAATTTCAGTAatgggaaataaaataaaatttcgatAAGTCCCTAATCCCCAATTTACCCCCTCACTTGCCCACTCAAACTCCACTACTCAGAATCCAATTTTACTCAAACACTTCCATGGCCTCCAGCAAAACAATTCCTTTGCTCGCACAGAGATTCAAACTCCAGACTTCTAATAACTTAACACtcaacttaaccaccagaccaataGGCCCAGTCTGTTATATTTTTACACACTTTTCCTTATAAACCTACTGACCAAAGTAGggatttattcatataaaaacaAGGATTTTTCCCAAGCCAatgcttgaacttgagacctctcagccacacccagaacacttaaccatagAAGCAGATACTCAATTATGTCACACATAGAcaaaaataaacacataaattttggggcgttacaactctaccccctaaaagaaaattaagGCCCAAAATGTTACCTGAttagaatagatgaggatactatTGAAGCATCAAATCCTCcgactcccaagtagcctcctcagtgctatgattctgccacagCACCTTCACCAAGGGAATAGATTTCCTTCCTAAAACCTTAATGTTGCGATCTAAAATTTGAACCAACTTCTCCTCAAATGTCAGATCTGGcctaacttcaatctcctccataGGAACAATATGCGTAGGATCAGAGCAGTAACGTCTCAACATAGAGATGTGGAGCACATCATGAATCCGAttcaactctagaggtagctctaaCTAGTAGGCAACTAGCCCTACATGTTTCAGAATTCGATACGGCCCGATAAATTTAGCGCTTAGTTTACCCTTACGACCAAACctcagaacctttttccatggccAGACCTTGAGAAAAACGAAGTCTCCTATCGAATACTTGATATCCTTTCTCTTCAGATTAGCGTAAGACTTCTGCCTATCAGATGCTGCTTTAAGTCTATCCCAAATTAGTCGAATCTTgtcctcagtctcagaaactaaTTTCGAACCCAGTACACGTTGCTTACCCAACTCAGTCCAGACAAGGgagtacgacatttacgaccatacaaggcttcgtaaaGTGTCATCTGTATAGTAGactggtagctgttattgtaagcgaactccactaatggcaagtactcctcaacatgtcctctagtatttgaatcaccctctctgactgaccatttgtctgaggatggaaagcagtactgaagtatAACCTTGAACACAGAGCCTCATCTAACATCTTCCAGAAACAAGACGTGAAATGAGGATCCCTATCAAAGATGATCGAGGCaggtaccccatgtagtctcactatTTCTAACATGTACAGCTTAGCCAAATTCTGTAGAGAGAAGTCTATCCTAACTGGGATGAGGTGAgtagatttggtcaatcgatccacgatgacccaaaaaAATCCTCCTTAGTGGATGatagaggcaacccactaacgaagtccaccGTTACTCACTCCCATTTCCACAACGATATCTTTACTGGCTGCAGCAGACCCGAAGGTagctgatgctcagccttaacctgctgacaagttAAACAACAAGCAATGAAGTCAAtaacttcacgcttcaaccctggccaccagtacaactctcgCAGATCTCGGTGCATTTTATTCCCGTCGGGATGCatggcataaggactactatgcgcctctttCAGAATTGACAGTCTCAAATCCCCATCATTCAGTACACAAATCTAACCACGGAAACACAATACCCTACCGTTGTTAATCCCAAAATTAGTAGTAACACCACTCTCAACATGACAGAAACGCAACTCAAGAGACTTATCCCCCATCTTTTGTCTCTGATCTGATCAATCTATGTCGGTGTAACCTAAAGTTATGCTAACAAACTCCTATCGTTGAAAAGACTAAGTCGAGCGAACATCGCTATCAGATCGGTTATGGCTCTACGGCTCaatgcatcggccaccacattggccttactaggATGGTACTCAATGGTACAATCATAATTTTTAAGCAGCTCCACCCATCTAccctgcctaagatttaactccttttgaatgaagagatacttgaggctcttatgatcagtgtagatagtacacttctcaccatacagatagtgcctaTAGACTTTCAGAGCAAAGACTATTGCTACCAAATCCAAATAATGCATCGGATAATTAGCCTAATGAGTCTTGAGCTGACaggatgcataagcaaccaccttttcatcttgcatcagaacacaacccagacccacatgtgatgcatcactgtataccaTGAAGTCTCTACCAGGCTTAGGCTGTATCAAAATAGGAGCTTGAGTTAAAATGGTCTTGAGCTTATCAAAGCTCTTCTGCTGTGCATCAGTCCAAACGAAAGAAACTCCCTTACGCAAAAGCTTAGTCATTGCAATTAAGGAGTACCCTTTTACAAAGCGTTGATAATACCCTGCTAGCCCCAAAAAGCTACGAATTTCAAACACATTCTTCGGCTGTTTCCAATacaacacagcctcaatcttacgaggatcaaCATGAATTCCCTCAGTCaaaaccacatgtcccaaaaaggttacttcttgaagccaaaactcacacttacagAACTTCGTAAACAACTATTTCTCACAAAGAGTTTGTAGTACCACTCTAAGATACTCATCGTGTTCATCCTCAGTCTTAGAATACActaagatgtcgtcgatgaataCCGCTATGAACTGATATAGATAGGGCTAGAACACTcgtttcatcaaatccataaatgccgcTGGTGCATTATTCAATCCAAAGGGCatgactaggaactcgtaatgtccataatgagtcctaaatgacgtcttatgcacatcggcctccttaactctcaactaatGATATCCTGATCGCAGATCGATTTTAGAAAACACAGAGGCCCCTCTGAACTAGTCGAATAAGTCATCTATCCtcggaagtgggtacttattcttgatcgttaGCTTGTTCAACTGGAAATAGTTGATACACATCCTTATTGtaccatttttcttctttacaaataaaaccggtgctccccacggagacacactggaACGAATAAACCCAcgatctaatagctcttgaatctgagccttaagctccgtgAGCTCCTTTGGCGCCTTTCggtaaggggcgatagacaccagAGCTATACCCGAAATCAAttcaatcccaaactccacctCTTAGCTCGGAGGCAACCCTAGTAGTTCCTCAGAAAAAACATCTGGAAAGTCCTTTACTATTCTGATGTCCTTAACTAAAGAGTCCCTAGAACCAGAGATACTGACGTAGGCCAAGAATGTCTCACACCCTTTCCTCACTAACTTTTTCACTACCAACACAGAAATCACATTTGTCAAATAGTCACGTCGTTCTCCATTCACGACTACCTCGTTGTCCTCCTCAGTCCTTAAGACAACCCTTTTGGCCACACAATCCAAACTCACCCGatgcttaaccagccagtccattcccagaattagaTCGAACTCTCCAAACAGAAGCTCCATTCGATCAGCCAGAAACATTATCCCTTGAACCTATAGTGAAACGCCTCTATACACTCTACTAACCCGAATAGATTTCACCAAAGGACTTAACAAAGTTACCTTACTATCAGAACTCTCGACTGAAATCCCCAAAGTCTCAGACATAAAACTAGCTACATATGAGTCTgaagagcctatgtctatcagtgcaagataaggtacattaaatattaaaaatgtacCCGTGATGACGTCCAGAGCATCTCTGTCCTCACGACGATGAGTAGCATAGACCAAAGtaggctgcctcacctcagtcgGTCTAGTACCTCTACCCGGTGCTCTCTGTCCTCGGCCCATGTCGttaccacccctggcctgacctAGGCCCCTTGGTGGCTATTGAACAACTCTCAGTGGTCGGGTAATACCAGTACCCGTACCTTGCATCTGATCGATTCTTAGTGATCAATCTCTGATACGATACTCAGTAGAGCCATATTTTAAACAAGCCCCACTAGTCCTCTAACATTTTCTCGGATGGCGTTTACTTAGTGCCCACAAACCGCCACCCCAGTAGGTGCAACAGGAGGCCCAACTCTAACTGGTCCATCAGCTCTGGCCTTTTTTTTAGGCCTCATCCCAGAACTCGATGGCTCCAATTCCCTCTTATTCATTCTATTCTCTAGGTTTTGGCGCTCAGCGTGCTTAACCTCCTCGGCGATCTTCGCATTTTCAACTAAAGCAGAAAAATcatgctccctctgtggagctatcaaaactcacAAACTGTCCctgagaccatcctcgaagcatacACAACACTCATACTCAGTCGCCACCATGTCTCGCACATACCAGCTCAATCTCAGAAATTCGGCCTCATATTCAGTACTGTACGGCCTCCTTGGGTGAGATTAGGGAACTCACGTTTCCTTACGTCAATGTAACTGGCCCCCACATACTTACTCTGAAAAGCCATCTTAAAGTAATCCCAAGTCAATCCGTCGGGCTAAGTGCCCTCCTTAACTGTCtgccaccactgatacgcttcgTCGCAAAGCAGAGAAGCAACCCCCTTTAGTTTCTGCTCAGAGGTAAAATCCaaatcatccatgatcctctccatAGCCTCCATCAAATATTCAGCCACGTTAGGGGCGACTCTAGTAAGGCCCCTGAACAACATAGCCCCATTTGACCGAAGTCGTTCCATAACCAACCCTCGGCCCCGAGCTCTAGTATTGGGCCCAATAACCCTTTCTAGAATCCGCAACATCACTTGGGATAGTGCGTCGTCCTCAGCCACATGATCATGAAACCCAGTCTCTATAGTAGGTGAGACCGTCATCTCACTCTTATCAAGATTAGGTAGATTTCCAGATGATGAGGACCCAActcgagcccctctacggcctctaccacggcctcttgtaccccgtCCGTGAGTACCTCGTGCGCTCATCGTATATTACGAGTTTATATGTATTAACATTTTTATGCATTAGTTACAGCTCCGGTATTTATTAGCAGATGTTTTATGCAAGGCAGTATCAGAAATTCAGAATTCGCTATCGCAAATCACTGTTTTACTGCAATTTTCAGTTTACACTACCTAGGGTGTTTTCAGTATAGCATACTACGTATTGTTGATTCAAAACATACTAGTAGTATTTTCAGATAAATCTTAACAGGGTTTTAGAACACTTACAGGATCGGCATAGAAGACTCACTCGGTGTACCATATTCTCAGTCAATATATTTCAACCTATTGAAAATCATTTCtttaaaaccaaatttaaaacccaacctgcagtcgagttttgcaacctagctCTAATACGACTAAATGtcacacctcaaacccggcctgaacgttatggccgaatctagcaatGTCACttgagagtgtttttgaaaatgcatCGATACATTAAAATTGTTCCAGTTATTATTTTTTACTTAGTCTGGAAAATGTGTTCTCATTGATTTTCTTTAAAACATATCTCTTTTACGTGGAAGCTTAagaaaatcattttaattttagaaaaaaacattTGCTTTTAGAGAAAATAGAATTCTAAATCTTGCTTATTAGTAACAAATCATCAACAAAGTAAAAACCGAATTAAAAACTAGAAAAGTCCAAAGTCCTAAACATTTACCTCAAAAACTTCCAACACACATAACCAGAATAGGAAAAGTAGCGAAAAATAGTCCAAACTTTTACGAGTGGCCATCGTCGAGACCTCTGCTACACTAATCCGCCTAAATCTAGGGATTTTCCTgaacagattaaacagaaaagggtgagttttcacaaatttagtgtgtaatccccacagaaaatatACACACAGTACAATATCCAAAATCAGtcatatatttatacatagttCGGGCCTGAGCCCTTTACAGAAACGGTATGAACCTTAGCCCACTCAGATACAGAATCAGATGCAAATTAGGGCTATAACTCGTCTCAGACATAACATGCAGTACAAAACAGAATAACAGAGTCCTACctactagcctctacacaccaactccgcccaaccctacacaccatgtggggataaaatcaacccacccattcctacacaccatgctgtaccgaaatctggcacataatcagataattgcagctgagctaccagatatcaggcttaagagccttttagAATACTTCCTCCAAAATGTCAACCCaacccccatgcaatgcaacatacaaatatGACATGCTAACTTGCAATCTACCAGTTCACACAATCAGTTCAGATATCGCAGTTCATGCTTAGTACAGAAAATAGACGGTCAGAATACTCATTTAGAGGTCTAAATAACGATTACCGaccttacagtaggttcacagtcgacttgggtgccACCTGCAACCTTACAGGTCActtcagaaaaatgggctcacatgccctTATAGCctacctgtgtgggcccacaagcccgtgTAGCCTACAAGGCCCAATTTGGCCTTGGTCGTGTAGATCACATGGCTtggcccagaatcccacacgctcgtgtggttcaCCCTTGTGGGCCTACAcgtctgtgtggcccacacgacctaaaAGGTCGAGCCCTTGTGTCGCACACGACCTTGCTCGGTCATCACACAGCTGTGTCACTTACACATGGTCTGGCTAGTCGATCACATGGCCGTGCTGTGGCTCACAGCCTTgaacacggcctaccacacggtcgtgtggcatcGATAGAAACATTTTTCTACTTTCGCCAACTTTCATTTTCTgtatttttgggtacacacctggaaTCGTTAGAAGCTAATCCAAGCTCCGAGCACTCTCAAACCTAAATATTGATAAATATATGTATTCGATTAATCGCTTAGAACTGAATTCATCTAACCCCAAAACAAGGTAACCATCTTTCGAGTGATAAGCTATTACCTTCTATCGATTAGCAAAAATTCCACGCCCTTAGAACGTCGATGAGCGATAACCAGCCCTTCGATGCGCCTTTAATCACCAAACGAATCCTTATTAACCTatcaattaatttttcaaaacacAAAAACACACATTTAACTTACCGAACGTGCAACCGATTGAAGAACAACTGAAAAGGGAAGACAAAAACGGAAAGGAAGGGGAAAACAATGGGATTTTCAACagcaaaagaagagaaaatggcaGAGTCTTTTGAGAAGAGAGAAATTTCGGTaatgagaaataaaataaaatcccgaTAACTccctagttgtaacaccccgaacccgagaccgtcgccggagtcgaacacgaggtgttaacagacttcaacccacttattgagagtttccagacaagctgccaatctgtgtactagtcgctccaaaattcataacttgagttttacaactggaaaatcagtttcgcaatttttctctgaaactagactcatatttccatctacatatttttttctagaatttttggtcaagccaattagtacagtttattagttaaagtctcccctgttgcagggatcgactacactgacctttgtgcattacgaattggatatctccctgtaaagagattcaatactgatgccgtttgtttctatagaaactagactcagagaggaatctacacatatatggcatgactcctaattatctcaggttaatttacaatgattttccaaagtcgggacaggggatccagaaaccgttctggccctgtttcacaagaactttaatatctgttaacttataactcatatgaccatttcgtttcttctatataaaagtagattcatcaaggtacatttacataatttatttactatttaataccattcctactatttttagtgatttttcaatctcacgttactgctggtgccagcacctgtcactaaagcaactatgcctatttcatgatttccctttgatctaactagtgattcatcatacatgtcacaaaatcatgatcatgactagccataccagaggctaatcattatccaacatctccctactacactattgccataacatgcattttaacaccaaaataatcaaccatggcataaggcatggaaatcaattaccaagacttgtgacttaacatttgagaactaaatccaaccgagcatttatgccattttcgcatggctaaaagtttacataccaaagttcaacaaagcatattagcctatacatgccaaaatgttctcctaaaccgactacacaaaaaaataccaaaagttgctagccgtgtgatgactccaatgacgatcacgagcacgcaaaaaggacgagtccgagaaacctaaaatggcgacaagcaaacaccggtgagtatataactcagtaagccataagcattatattgccgttcagtaataatataccataaaagaaaataattaatgcggattaaaatcctccatccacaccccaaacggtactataattctttaggcatttcggtttggtcacataccaagccctacttgatatttcatacattacgccatatgacattgcatgcatttattttcgagcataatcaccacatagatcaagacttaccaaaccaaaattccaaatataaataaaatgtccattcctcatgagctcaaggtgtttactcgcatcgctgtccatgattgactcggtaaggcgcacatagaacatgtacgtttattagaggatgtgcaataagcccgcacacttagtgcttaatagtcgaactcgcacacttagtgctatataatcaaacttgcacacttagtgctgtataatttgaacccgcacacttagtgctaatttgtgattataaatgtttacacccgcacacttagtgcgaaaccgatcattcaatacatctcacctcttttctttcaattcaatatttttatcaccacatacatacatgtttatatatatattctaccattccattcagcatcattacttggacattacgaccctttaattagtacaaaataagtgcttaatgacttaccttatatcggatgaaatgattcccaatctactactcgattatctttgctttgcctttgcttggttctcctctttgatgtcttgatctaaaatgaatacatttagtagtttaatcttcttgctggatttttatgtgtataacttaatggttttcaccccatttcacaactatctttgttcaaaatatcaaaatctcaaccaacatttgtttaatgcttcaaggcgaatgcatggtcaccattaagctaatctagtctcaagtattttaatcctaacatacaacatcatgaatcaactcaaccttataagccaatattactcctacaaccgattgtaaggagttaacaaagaaaatatatttttacaaacatatacacccatatggccgattttaccaaatcaaatttaaccttacttatctcaaattttcatttcatactatcatccccatgacatagcaaggttttgaatcatggactaattagaactaaaactagcaactaagaacatgcatgaatctcatggcaccatattaaacataccttaatctagctacaaggatggccaacctattccaaaccaaccatgagcaaggaccctttcttctcccttgagattttcattaaaaggatgaaaaaaaagatgaacaaagcttttttttttgttttcttctcacttgcacggcaatggggagggaggaaagccttcacacacacactttttttattactcatgcaccttattttatttatttcaacataaaacactcacccaacatgtttcatgacatgtcttgcccatgcttccttgtcatggccggccactagcacttgggggattttgacatgcaagtcctccctttgactacatgtactattaggtccttatagattggcctatcatttttcaaaagtgacatacaagtcctactaactgaattcacatgcaatcgactaaaccgaagcttgaaattttcacacattcgtaaatacatattctaggcaataaatattacgttcaaacatttcggtgactcggtttagtggtcccgaaaccacttcccgactagggtcaattttgggctgtcacactaatcCCCCAATTTACTCCCCCACTTGCCCACTCAAACTCCACTACTCAGAATCCAATTTTACTCAAACACTCCCACGGCCTCTAGTAAAACAATTCCCTTGCTCGCACAGAGATTCAAACTCCAGACCTCTAATAACTTAACACtcaacttaaccaccagaccagcaggcccattttgttatatttttacaCACTTTTCCTTATAAACCTACTGACAAGAGATAGggatttattcatataaaaacaAGAAATTTGACCAAGCTAatgcttgaacttaggacctctcaaccacacctagaacacttaaccatagAAGCAGATACTCAATTGTGTCACACATGCACAAAAACAAACACAtaaatttttgggcgttacaactctaccccctaaaagaaaagtttggcctcgaaattttacctgatcagaatagataAGAATACTGCTGACACATCGAATCCTCCAGCTACTAAGTAGCCTTCTAAGTGCTATGCTTCTGCCATAGCACCTTCACCTTCCTTAGTAGAACCTTGATGTCGCAATCTAAAATCTGAATTGGCTTCTCCTCAAACGTCAAATCTGgactaacctcaatctcctccacaGGAAAAATATGCGTAGGATCAGAGTGGTAGCATCTCAACATAGAGACATgtaacacatcatgaatccgattcaactctggaggtagctgtAATTGGTAGGCAACTAGCCCTAGACATTTTAGAATCTGATACAGCCCAATATATCTAGGCTTAGTTTACCCTTGCGACCAAACCTCAGAACCGTTGTCcgtggcgagaccttgagaaaaacaaAGTCTCCTATTGAATACTCGATATTCTTTCTCTTTAGATTAGCGTaggacttttgcctatcagatgctctTTCAGTCAATCCTGAAGTAGCCAGATCTTGTCCTTAGTCTGAGAAACCAATTCCAGACCCAGTACATGtcactcacccaactcagtctagCACAAGAGAATgcaacacttacgaccatacaaggcctcgtaatgTGCCATCTGTATAGTAGACTGGTAGgtgttattgtaggcgaactctgctaatggcaagtactcctcccaactgccttaAAAATCGATGACACAACTCCTAAACATGtactccagtatctgaatcaccctcacACCCTTTCTTCACTAACTTTTCTGCTACCAACACAGAAATCACATTTGTCAAATAGTCACGTCGTTCTCCAATCACGACTACCTCGTTGTCCTTCTCGGTCCTCAAGACAACCCTTTTCACCGTACAATCCAAACTCACCCGATGCTTAATtggccagtccattcccaaaattaga belongs to Gossypium arboreum isolate Shixiya-1 chromosome 7, ASM2569848v2, whole genome shotgun sequence and includes:
- the LOC108474122 gene encoding uncharacterized protein LOC108474122; its protein translation is MSYSLVWTELGKQRVLGSKLVSETEDKIRLIWDRLKAASDRQKSYANLKRKDIKYSIGDFVFLKLELPLELNRIHDVLHISMLRRYCSDPTHIVPMEEIEVRPDLTFEEKLVQILDRNIKVLGRKSIPLVKVLWQNHSTEEATWESEDLMLQ
- the LOC108474126 gene encoding uncharacterized protein LOC108474126, translated to MAHYEALYGRLTERASDRQKSYANLKRKNIEYSIGDFVFLKVSPRTTLPPELNRIHDVLHVSMLRCYHSDPTHIFPVEEIEVSPDLTFEEKPIQILDCDIKVLLRKVKVLWQKHST